A portion of the Pseudoxanthomonas sp. JBR18 genome contains these proteins:
- a CDS encoding ABC transporter permease: protein MKDMLRSLWVYRYFIFSSINNELKMRFVQSKLGALWMIIHPLMQVLIFATILSEVLSAKLPGIDNKYAYALYLMSGTLCWNMFSETVNKCVSLFVENGNLMKKIAFPRICLPFIAGGAMLINNVLLLLAIFLVFAVMGHFPGHQVLWLPVLMMMTLMFAMSIGILLGVFNVFMRDIAQVVPVVLQALFWLTPIVYNISILPKGVGEVFRLNPLYPLVTGYQQVLLYDKAPDWVSLAPLALATVLLAIASLVVFRRASQELVDAL from the coding sequence ATGAAAGATATGCTGCGCTCGTTATGGGTCTATAGGTACTTCATTTTCTCCTCGATCAACAACGAGCTGAAGATGCGTTTCGTGCAGAGCAAGCTCGGTGCACTTTGGATGATCATTCATCCTCTTATGCAGGTCCTGATTTTTGCAACCATCTTGTCAGAGGTGCTGTCAGCGAAATTGCCTGGTATTGATAACAAGTATGCCTATGCTCTCTACCTGATGTCAGGGACGCTGTGCTGGAACATGTTCAGTGAAACCGTCAACAAGTGTGTTTCGCTCTTTGTGGAGAACGGAAATCTTATGAAGAAGATCGCGTTCCCACGAATCTGCCTGCCCTTCATTGCGGGCGGTGCCATGTTGATTAACAACGTATTGCTGCTTCTGGCCATCTTTCTGGTGTTTGCGGTGATGGGGCATTTCCCGGGACATCAGGTTCTGTGGCTTCCGGTGCTCATGATGATGACGTTAATGTTTGCAATGTCCATTGGAATTCTGCTGGGAGTATTTAATGTCTTCATGCGCGATATTGCACAAGTCGTCCCCGTTGTGCTGCAGGCGCTGTTCTGGTTGACGCCGATCGTATACAACATCAGCATCCTGCCAAAAGGAGTCGGAGAGGTATTCAGGCTTAATCCGCTGTATCCACTGGTTACCGGATACCAGCAGGTCCTGCTTTACGACAAGGCGCCCGATTGGGTCTCGCTGGCGCCGTTGGCATTGGCTACAGTGTTGTTGGCAATCGCTTCGCTGGTCGTATTTCGTCGCGCCAGCCAAGAATTGGTGGACGCACTATGA
- a CDS encoding glycosyltransferase: protein MRIVIDIQGVQTESRHRGIGRYSSALLEAMLRQPRNHEFWLVSNASLDAPGLGSLMDLLPAERMVEFSSVQPSHWQDPSNAWRRAASEQLRSSFLQTIQPDVVHVSSLIEGSNDAAVTSISAGAGFTSATLYDLIPLHDRSYLSSESVASWYEAKMASLQRADLLLAISEYVRRDVTDMLGFPAERVVNISSAASEIFRPIAITSDVHHRLMREYGIAGDYLLYSGAMDSRKNLERLLAAYALLPEATRAKHQLVISGKMTAIERDRIVLVARRLRLAEDRLVFTGHVSDDALVELYCAAALFVLPSLQEGFGLPALEAMACGTAVIGSCLTSIPEVIGRKDALFDPTQPSEIASAIYRVLAEPAFRQDLCAYGLRRTREFSWASCASRALDAFEEHAPPSRRQLGWSAALQRIADTRSTLIAALAGAHLPGKKIEDQDLVAAAAAIDCNEELARRVSRREESFPVLPTWRIEGPFDSSYSLALVNRELAKAMHHLGIEVGLHSTDGAGNLVPDPGLLAADPLIAQLHAASSRLLPRASDVTSRLLYPPRVADMESRFNYLHAYAWEESEIPKPWVADFNEFLQGISALSSHVAKLLVDNGVGLPITVCGAGVDHWDRLPEGEDIELRARTFRFLHVSSCLPRKGVDVLLKAYGDAFTDADDVSLIIKTFPNPQQDIGRQVQEARSARPGFPHVLVIERDLEGAQLKRLYEKCHVMVAPSRAEGFGLPMAEAMLSGLAVITTAWGGQSDFCTKETAWLIDYEFFPADTLFGLPHSVWAEPSRPHLATLLKELWQMPAEARARRTARGQDLLRRSFRWEDVARRMLRFAQAVYDRPMASCRPVLAWIGSLRTDRSGAEQAASCIGCLPGRLTVLMEEGGDTVTVPAMSRTCWAAHSNDSANILADEVARANAGTVIIHYQDDLLPPAQLELLLSRLSEQQRGIILVFENPAVLDSWPVELLARLHVCERILVPDVHGLNVLRRHSLVQQGLILGSNDVSVDGGQRLGNLLFALSWLRTGRKPLAHAASTNCSSPSGALWHLNDVGLCAVSGSDASLGKAS from the coding sequence CCAGCAGAGCGTATGGTGGAATTCAGCTCAGTCCAGCCGTCACATTGGCAGGATCCGAGTAATGCCTGGCGTCGGGCTGCATCGGAACAGTTGCGTTCGTCCTTTCTTCAGACGATTCAGCCTGACGTAGTGCATGTATCAAGTCTGATCGAAGGTTCGAACGATGCTGCTGTGACATCGATCAGCGCAGGTGCCGGATTTACGTCGGCGACACTCTATGACCTGATCCCGCTGCACGACCGTTCTTACCTTTCTTCCGAAAGCGTGGCAAGTTGGTACGAAGCCAAAATGGCTTCGCTGCAGCGGGCTGATTTGTTGTTGGCGATTTCAGAATACGTGCGGCGTGATGTGACGGATATGCTGGGTTTTCCCGCCGAGCGTGTGGTCAACATCTCTTCTGCCGCGTCCGAGATCTTTAGACCGATCGCGATTACATCCGATGTGCATCACAGGTTGATGCGCGAATACGGGATTGCAGGAGATTATTTGCTGTATAGCGGGGCGATGGACTCCCGCAAGAATCTCGAGCGCCTTCTGGCTGCCTACGCCCTTTTGCCGGAAGCAACGAGGGCGAAGCATCAACTGGTCATCAGTGGAAAGATGACAGCGATTGAGCGCGATCGTATTGTGCTTGTCGCGCGACGTTTGCGCTTGGCAGAGGACAGGCTTGTCTTTACGGGTCACGTTTCCGATGACGCCTTGGTTGAGCTCTATTGTGCGGCTGCACTTTTTGTGTTGCCTTCCCTGCAAGAGGGTTTTGGCTTGCCCGCCTTGGAGGCAATGGCGTGTGGAACTGCAGTCATTGGCTCGTGTCTCACTAGCATCCCTGAAGTCATCGGCCGCAAGGACGCTTTGTTTGATCCCACTCAACCCTCCGAGATCGCATCGGCCATTTATCGCGTCCTCGCTGAGCCTGCGTTCCGGCAGGATCTGTGCGCTTATGGGTTGCGCAGGACGCGAGAGTTTTCCTGGGCATCTTGTGCATCGCGGGCGCTGGATGCCTTCGAGGAGCATGCTCCCCCGAGCCGTCGGCAGCTCGGTTGGAGTGCCGCGCTGCAGCGAATCGCGGACACTCGCTCGACGTTGATCGCTGCACTAGCGGGTGCACACTTGCCTGGAAAGAAAATTGAAGACCAGGATTTGGTGGCGGCTGCAGCGGCAATTGACTGCAATGAGGAGCTAGCACGGCGCGTGTCAAGACGGGAGGAGTCCTTTCCCGTGCTGCCGACCTGGCGAATCGAAGGCCCATTCGACAGCAGCTATAGCCTAGCGCTGGTCAACAGGGAGCTCGCCAAGGCGATGCATCATCTAGGTATCGAAGTGGGACTACATTCCACCGACGGTGCAGGAAATTTGGTGCCCGATCCAGGCCTGCTTGCGGCTGATCCGTTGATCGCCCAACTGCACGCTGCGTCCTCACGTCTGCTTCCCCGCGCGTCGGACGTTACCAGCCGCCTGCTATATCCTCCGCGGGTAGCTGATATGGAGTCAAGATTTAACTACTTGCACGCCTATGCCTGGGAAGAATCGGAGATTCCCAAGCCCTGGGTCGCGGATTTCAATGAGTTCTTGCAGGGTATCTCCGCGCTTTCCTCCCATGTGGCCAAGTTGCTTGTAGACAATGGAGTTGGCCTGCCGATCACGGTATGTGGCGCCGGCGTGGACCATTGGGATCGTCTTCCAGAAGGTGAGGATATTGAGCTGCGGGCGCGGACCTTTCGTTTCTTGCATGTATCCTCGTGCCTTCCGCGCAAGGGCGTGGATGTCCTGCTCAAGGCCTACGGCGATGCTTTCACAGATGCCGACGACGTTTCTCTGATTATCAAGACTTTCCCCAACCCGCAGCAGGACATCGGGCGTCAAGTACAAGAGGCGCGTTCTGCACGTCCGGGATTCCCGCACGTGCTGGTGATCGAGCGTGACTTGGAGGGCGCGCAGCTCAAACGGCTTTACGAAAAATGCCATGTCATGGTCGCGCCCAGTCGCGCAGAGGGGTTCGGCCTGCCGATGGCTGAGGCAATGCTCTCGGGTCTTGCGGTTATTACCACGGCTTGGGGCGGTCAGTCCGACTTTTGCACGAAAGAAACCGCTTGGCTGATCGATTACGAGTTCTTCCCAGCGGACACATTGTTCGGCCTGCCACACTCGGTTTGGGCCGAGCCGTCCCGTCCCCACTTGGCTACATTACTTAAAGAGCTGTGGCAGATGCCTGCGGAGGCGCGCGCGCGTCGGACCGCGCGCGGTCAGGATCTGCTGCGTCGAAGCTTCCGTTGGGAGGACGTCGCTCGCCGCATGCTGCGTTTTGCACAGGCAGTGTATGACAGGCCTATGGCGTCGTGCAGACCGGTCTTGGCCTGGATTGGCTCTCTAAGGACTGATCGTTCCGGTGCGGAACAGGCTGCCTCATGCATCGGCTGCCTGCCTGGGCGTCTGACGGTGTTGATGGAGGAGGGCGGAGACACTGTGACGGTCCCGGCAATGTCGCGTACCTGTTGGGCCGCGCACTCCAACGACTCGGCGAACATCTTGGCCGACGAGGTCGCGCGAGCCAATGCCGGGACGGTGATTATCCATTATCAAGATGATCTACTTCCGCCTGCGCAACTGGAGTTGTTGCTGTCACGCTTGTCTGAGCAACAGCGCGGCATCATTCTGGTGTTTGAGAATCCCGCGGTGCTTGACTCATGGCCGGTAGAGCTGCTCGCACGGCTCCACGTATGCGAGCGCATCCTTGTTCCGGATGTACATGGGCTCAACGTGCTCAGGAGACATTCGCTCGTCCAACAAGGCTTGATCCTGGGCTCCAATGACGTCTCCGTAGACGGCGGTCAGCGCCTCGGCAATCTGCTCTTTGCCTTGTCTTGGTTACGAACTGGTCGCAAACCATTAGCTCACGCTGCATCGACCAATTGCTCCTCGCCCTCCGGCGCACTCTGGCATCTAAACGATGTTGGTCTATGTGCCGTATCCGGCAGCGATGCATCTCTAGGGAAGGCTTCATGA